The following coding sequences lie in one Deltaproteobacteria bacterium genomic window:
- the rpmE gene encoding 50S ribosomal protein L31 has product MKKDIHPEYKEMTFSCACGAEYRTRSVIDSRNIDICSNCHPFYTGKQKLVDAAGRVEKFKRRYGQK; this is encoded by the coding sequence ATGAAAAAAGACATCCATCCGGAATATAAGGAGATGACATTTTCCTGCGCCTGTGGAGCGGAGTACAGGACGAGATCAGTCATCGACAGCAGGAACATAGATATCTGCTCCAACTGTCACCCCTTCTACACTGGAAAGCAGAAGCTCGTGGACGCCGCCGGCCGCGTCGAGAAGTTCAAGAGGCGCTACGGTCAGAAATAG
- the prfA gene encoding peptide chain release factor 1, with product MMSRLAEIEKKYEELGRMLSDPGIVASLDNLRVYSKEHSDLTPIVEAYRRYRSLHEQLAEVEGMIREEKDSDMVALAREEKNGLAGEMADLQGRLKRLLIPKDPLDEKNILLEIRAGTGGDEASLFVADLMRMYIRYAEQKGWSVETLSSSPTELGGFREIILLFKGSRVYSVLKFEGGVHRVQRVPETESSGRIHTSAVSVAIMPEAEDVEVQINPEDVRVDVFRATGCGGQCVNTTDSAVRLTHLPTGIVVSCQDEKSQHKNKAKAMKILKARIFKVKQDEQRAEQDGVRRSMVGSGDRSERIRTYNFPQGRVTDHRINLTLYRLEAIMDGDLDEVTQALVASDQAEHLKSMEVA from the coding sequence TTGATGAGTCGCCTTGCGGAAATAGAGAAAAAATACGAGGAACTGGGCAGAATGCTCAGCGATCCCGGGATTGTCGCCAGTCTGGACAATCTGAGGGTTTATTCCAAGGAGCACTCCGACCTCACACCCATCGTGGAGGCATACAGGAGATACAGGTCCCTCCATGAGCAGCTTGCCGAGGTTGAGGGGATGATCAGGGAGGAAAAGGACTCGGACATGGTCGCCCTGGCCAGAGAGGAGAAGAATGGTCTGGCCGGAGAGATGGCTGACCTCCAGGGTCGGCTTAAACGCCTCCTGATTCCAAAGGATCCTCTCGATGAGAAGAACATCCTTCTGGAGATCCGGGCCGGCACCGGCGGGGACGAGGCATCCCTCTTCGTGGCCGATCTGATGCGCATGTACATCCGATATGCGGAACAAAAAGGCTGGTCCGTGGAAACATTAAGCTCCAGTCCCACGGAACTGGGCGGTTTTCGGGAGATTATCCTCCTTTTCAAGGGCAGCAGAGTCTACAGTGTTCTTAAATTCGAGGGCGGCGTCCACCGGGTCCAAAGGGTTCCGGAGACGGAATCCAGCGGCCGGATCCACACCTCCGCCGTCAGTGTGGCCATTATGCCTGAAGCCGAGGATGTGGAGGTCCAGATCAACCCTGAGGATGTCAGAGTGGACGTTTTTCGGGCCACCGGATGCGGCGGGCAGTGCGTAAATACCACCGATTCAGCGGTTCGCCTGACCCACCTTCCCACAGGAATCGTGGTCTCCTGCCAGGATGAGAAGTCTCAGCATAAGAACAAGGCCAAGGCCATGAAGATTCTCAAGGCCAGGATCTTCAAGGTCAAACAGGACGAACAGCGGGCGGAGCAGGACGGGGTTCGGCGGAGCATGGTGGGATCCGGGGACCGCAGCGAACGCATCAGGACCTACAACTTTCCCCAAGGCCGTGTCACGGATCACCGCATCAATCTGACACTTTATCGATTGGAGGCGATCATGGATGGAGACCTTGACGAGGTCACCCAGGCACTGGTTGCTTCCGATCAGGCTGAACACCTTAAATCCATGGAAGTGGCCTGA
- a CDS encoding FAD-dependent thymidylate synthase, which yields MQVCLLSHTPDPEKAVARAIRLCYSPRSILELDSSLAGKDLSVLLRKVISLGHHSVLEHASFTFGIEGVSRVMTHQLVRHRLASYSQQSQRYVEFKDSLEVVVPESIRRDRGFYRRYLEHCREAFSIYRDMCEGGIPAEDARYLFPSAAQTKIIVTMNARELRHFFRIRCCERAQWEIRGVAERMVGLVRDVAPSLFADSGPSCIGGPCPEGDMTCGRIKEVKARYRALKTAPSPKAQDPV from the coding sequence ATACAGGTTTGTCTGCTTTCCCACACCCCCGACCCTGAAAAGGCTGTCGCGCGGGCCATCAGGCTCTGCTATTCGCCACGGAGCATCCTGGAGCTTGACAGTTCTCTGGCGGGAAAGGACCTGTCGGTCCTTCTGCGCAAAGTCATATCCCTCGGACACCACTCCGTTCTGGAACATGCGTCCTTCACCTTCGGAATAGAGGGTGTTTCCCGGGTCATGACCCACCAACTGGTTCGCCACCGGCTGGCATCCTATTCCCAGCAGAGCCAGCGATACGTTGAGTTCAAGGACTCCCTTGAGGTTGTAGTGCCTGAATCCATCAGACGGGACAGGGGATTTTACCGGCGGTATCTTGAACACTGCAGGGAGGCTTTCTCCATTTACAGGGACATGTGTGAGGGTGGTATCCCTGCGGAAGATGCCAGATATCTTTTTCCATCGGCTGCCCAGACGAAGATTATTGTAACCATGAACGCGAGGGAGCTGCGGCATTTTTTCCGCATTCGCTGCTGTGAAAGGGCCCAATGGGAAATCCGTGGTGTGGCCGAGAGGATGGTCGGCCTGGTCCGGGATGTGGCCCCGTCGCTTTTCGCCGATTCGGGCCCATCGTGCATCGGGGGGCCATGCCCGGAGGGGGACATGACATGCGGAAGGATCAAGGAGGTCAAGGCCAGATACAGGGCCCTGAAAACAGCCCCGAGCCCCAAGGCTCAAGACCCCGTTTAA
- a CDS encoding DUF1385 domain-containing protein: MLHQKDHKIGGQAVIEGVMMRAPKVMTVAVRRPSGEIVVKAQRLHLLSDRFPSLKLPFVRGTVSLFGTVVLGIKALNFSAQQALDEDEGEIGPWAMAGTMAGALGLAIVLFILLPLWMTRLLQGHVDWIEGRWGFNLMDGILRLGVFLLYLASITLIKDVKRIFQYHGAEHKSIYAMEAGDDLTVDNARKYSPMHPRCGTSFLLIVMVLSILVFAQIPHAWPFWGKGFARIGLLPIIAGLSYELLRVGDRYRNRAAFRVFLLPGLMLQRLTTREPTDDQLEVALTALKEAIIEEGADG, from the coding sequence ATGCTGCATCAAAAAGATCATAAAATAGGTGGTCAGGCCGTTATCGAAGGGGTGATGATGCGTGCCCCCAAGGTCATGACGGTGGCGGTTCGCCGCCCATCGGGGGAGATTGTCGTCAAGGCCCAGAGGTTGCACCTCCTGTCGGATCGATTCCCTTCCCTGAAGCTCCCCTTTGTCCGCGGCACGGTATCACTCTTTGGGACGGTCGTCCTGGGTATAAAGGCGCTTAACTTCAGTGCGCAACAGGCCCTTGATGAGGATGAAGGAGAAATCGGACCGTGGGCCATGGCGGGGACCATGGCCGGGGCCTTAGGGCTGGCTATCGTGCTTTTTATCCTGTTGCCCCTTTGGATGACCCGTCTTTTGCAGGGACATGTCGACTGGATAGAGGGACGATGGGGATTCAACCTTATGGACGGCATCCTCAGACTGGGGGTGTTTCTCCTCTATCTCGCATCCATAACCCTGATCAAAGACGTAAAAAGAATCTTTCAGTACCACGGCGCTGAACACAAGAGCATATATGCCATGGAGGCGGGGGATGATCTGACGGTCGACAATGCCAGAAAGTACAGCCCGATGCACCCTCGCTGCGGGACCAGTTTTCTGCTCATCGTTATGGTGTTATCCATACTGGTCTTTGCCCAGATACCACATGCCTGGCCATTCTGGGGGAAGGGGTTTGCGCGGATCGGGCTGCTGCCGATCATTGCGGGGCTTTCCTACGAGTTGTTGAGGGTTGGGGATCGGTACAGGAATCGGGCGGCCTTCCGGGTGTTTCTTCTCCCCGGTCTCATGCTGCAGAGACTTACAACCAGAGAGCCCACCGACGATCAGCTTGAGGTTGCCCTGACTGCCCTTAAAGAGGCTATAATTGAAGAAGGAGCTGATGGCTGA
- the prmC gene encoding peptide chain release factor N(5)-glutamine methyltransferase, which yields MTVDNAELIKTGVQGCSRREAFRSGAKALSEAGVSNPTLDAAVLLGFAAGMEPDRVIMEGDEPIGAEELHLYGNFISQRCGRMPVSRIVGYREFYSLPFKVSRDVLTPRPETETLVSMAADYLQALGGNSRVLDIGTGSGAIAVALASLVPASRTIALDISPGALAVASQNARNNGVGGRVYLCCSDLGDAISAPQRFDLVVSNPPYIPESEFESLPAEVQNGDPAIALIAGPKGTDFYGPIARIAMETLRPNGSIMVEVGWGMDGEVSEIFDRAGFYTIRTVPDLGGTSRVVIGRKAVA from the coding sequence ATGACCGTGGACAACGCTGAACTTATCAAGACAGGTGTACAGGGCTGCTCCCGCCGGGAAGCCTTCCGATCGGGGGCAAAGGCCTTGTCCGAAGCCGGCGTATCCAATCCGACCCTTGATGCTGCAGTACTCCTCGGTTTTGCGGCCGGCATGGAACCGGACCGCGTTATTATGGAAGGGGATGAACCCATCGGGGCGGAGGAGCTCCATCTGTATGGAAATTTTATTTCGCAGCGGTGCGGGAGGATGCCTGTAAGCCGCATTGTCGGGTACCGTGAATTCTATTCCCTCCCCTTCAAAGTCAGCCGGGATGTACTTACCCCGCGGCCGGAAACGGAAACCCTCGTCAGCATGGCGGCAGACTATCTCCAGGCGCTGGGTGGGAACAGCCGTGTCCTTGATATCGGCACCGGTTCAGGGGCCATCGCCGTGGCACTGGCATCACTTGTGCCTGCCAGCAGAACCATAGCCCTGGACATCAGCCCCGGGGCCCTGGCTGTAGCCTCACAAAACGCCCGTAACAATGGGGTCGGTGGCCGCGTGTATCTGTGCTGCTCGGATCTGGGGGACGCTATATCCGCTCCTCAAAGGTTTGACCTGGTTGTTTCCAACCCTCCATATATCCCTGAATCTGAATTTGAGTCCCTGCCTGCCGAGGTGCAGAACGGCGACCCCGCAATTGCCCTGATCGCCGGACCGAAGGGAACGGATTTCTACGGGCCCATTGCCCGGATTGCCATGGAAACCCTCAGGCCCAACGGATCTATTATGGTGGAAGTCGGCTGGGGAATGGATGGGGAGGTTTCGGAAATATTTGATCGAGCCGGCTTTTACACCATCCGGACGGTTCCCGACCTCGGAGGTACATCGCGGGTTGTCATTGGGAGGAAAGCCGTTGCCTGA
- a CDS encoding transcription termination factor Rho: protein MDLTELKEKSISELTKMAAKEFKIEGAGSMRKQDLIFAILQSQAHQKKSIYGSGVLEILPDGFGFLRSPDSNYLPGPDDIYVSPSQIRRFNMRTGDTVTGEIRPPKEGERYFALLKVESLNFEPPEASRGKILFDNLTPLYPEERITLETDDIKNYSSRVMDIITPIGKGQRGLIVAPPRTGKTMLLQNIANSISINHPEIFLIVLLIDERPEEVTDMQRSVKGEVISSTFDEPPTRHIQVAEMVIEKARRLVEHQKDVVILLDSITRLARAYNTVSPPSGKVLSGGVDSNALHRPKRFFGAARNIEQGGSLTIIATALVDTGSRMDEVIFEEFKGTGNMELHLDRRLVEKRIFPAIDASRSGTRKEELIVAPDILNRIWVLHKVLAPMNTIDSMEFLLDKLQGTKDNQEFYDMMDK from the coding sequence ATGGACTTGACGGAACTGAAGGAAAAATCCATCAGTGAGCTGACCAAGATGGCAGCTAAAGAATTCAAAATCGAAGGCGCCGGCAGTATGAGGAAACAGGACCTCATCTTTGCAATCCTGCAATCCCAGGCCCATCAGAAAAAATCCATTTACGGAAGCGGGGTGCTGGAGATACTGCCGGATGGTTTCGGATTTCTTCGCTCACCCGACTCAAACTACCTACCCGGTCCGGACGATATATACGTTTCCCCTTCCCAGATCAGGCGTTTCAACATGAGGACCGGGGATACCGTTACCGGCGAGATCAGACCCCCAAAGGAAGGGGAGCGATATTTCGCCCTCCTGAAGGTCGAGAGCCTCAACTTTGAGCCGCCCGAGGCCTCCCGCGGGAAGATCCTCTTCGACAATCTCACGCCCCTTTACCCCGAGGAGAGGATCACGCTTGAGACCGACGATATCAAGAACTATTCCAGCAGGGTGATGGATATTATCACCCCCATAGGCAAAGGTCAGCGGGGGCTTATTGTGGCGCCCCCCCGTACCGGTAAGACGATGCTTCTGCAGAACATCGCCAACAGCATCAGCATCAACCACCCTGAAATTTTTCTGATCGTTCTCCTCATTGATGAAAGACCCGAGGAAGTGACGGACATGCAGCGATCCGTCAAGGGAGAGGTCATCTCCTCAACTTTCGATGAGCCGCCCACCCGGCATATCCAGGTAGCCGAAATGGTCATCGAAAAAGCCAGAAGGCTGGTTGAACACCAGAAGGACGTTGTGATTCTGTTAGACAGTATTACCCGCCTTGCCAGGGCCTACAACACGGTGTCGCCCCCAAGCGGAAAGGTGTTGTCCGGCGGTGTTGATTCCAATGCTCTGCACCGGCCCAAAAGGTTCTTCGGTGCCGCCAGGAATATCGAGCAGGGAGGCAGCCTGACCATAATCGCCACCGCGCTTGTGGATACCGGGAGCAGAATGGACGAGGTCATTTTCGAGGAGTTCAAGGGAACCGGAAACATGGAACTTCATCTTGACAGGCGGCTTGTCGAGAAGAGGATCTTTCCGGCTATCGATGCCAGCCGATCCGGAACCAGAAAAGAGGAACTCATCGTTGCCCCGGATATTCTCAACAGAATCTGGGTGCTGCATAAGGTTCTGGCCCCGATGAACACCATCGACAGCATGGAATTCCTGCTGGACAAGCTTCAGGGAACGAAGGATAATCAGGAATTCTACGACATGATGGACAAATAG